The following are encoded together in the Monodelphis domestica isolate mMonDom1 chromosome 5, mMonDom1.pri, whole genome shotgun sequence genome:
- the PPARA gene encoding peroxisome proliferator-activated receptor alpha isoform X1, giving the protein MVDTESQICPLSPLDDDDLESPLSEEFLQEMGSIQDISQSIGDDSSGAFTFADYHCLGSGPGSDGSIITDTLSPASSPSSVNYTPVVGSAEDSATTTLNIECRICGDKASGYHYGVHACEGCKGFFRRTIRLKLAYDKCDRSCKIQKKNRNKCQYCRFQKCLSVGMSHNAIRFGRMPRSEKAKLKAEILTCEHDLEDSEIADLKSLAKRIYEAYLKNFNMNKIKARVILAGKASNNPPFVIHDMETLCMAEKTLVAKLVANGIQNKEAEVRIFHCCQCTSVETVTELTEFAKSIPGFASLDLNDQVTLLKYGVYEAIFAMLSSVMNKDGMLVAYGNGFITREFLKSLRKPFCDIMEPKFDFAMKFNALELDDSDISLFVAAIICCGDRPGLLNVGHIERMQESIVHVLQLHLQNNHPDDAFLFPKLLQKMADLRQLVTEHAQLVQVIKKTESDAALHPLLQEIYRDMY; this is encoded by the exons ATGGTAGACACCGAGAGCCAGATctgccccctttccccacttgATGATGATGACCTGGAAAGTCCACTTTCTGAAGAGTTCCTCCAAGAGATGGGGAGCATCCAGGATATCTCACAGTCCATTGGGGATGACAGCTCCGGGGCATTCACTTTTGCAGACTATCATTGCTTGGGAAGTGGTCCAGGATCTGATGGGTCCATCATTACCG acACCCTTTCCCCGGCGTCCAGCCCTTCCTCTGTGAATTACACCCCAGTGGTGGGCAGTGCCGAAGACTCTGCTACCACGACCTTAAACATCGAGTGCAGGATTTGTGGGGACAAAGCCTCAGGCTACCACTATGGTGTGCACGCTTGTGAAGGATGTAAG GGGTTTTTTCGGAGGACCATTCGCCTTAAGCTGGCCTATGACAAGTGTGACCGCAGCTGTAAAATCCAAAAAAAGAACCGTAATAAGTGTCAATATTGCCGTTTCCAGAAGTGCCTTTCAGTGGGAATGTCACACAATG CCATCCGTTTTGGGAGAATGCCAAGGTCTGAGAAAGCCAAACTCAAAGCAGAGATTCTTACATGCGAACACGATCTGGAAGACTCTGAAATTGCCGACCTCAAGTCACTTGCCAAGCGAATTTATGAAGCTTACCTAAAGAACTTTAACATGAACAAGATCAAGGCCAGAGTCATCCTGGCAGGGAAAGCCAGCAACAACCCA CCTTTTGTTATACATGACATGGAAACCCTGTGCATGGCGGAAAAGACACTGGTGGCCAAGCTGGTGGCCAACGGCATTCAGAACAAGGAGGCAGAGGTCCGGATATTCCACTGCTGCCAGTGTACCTCCGTAGAGACTGTCACAGAACTGACGGAGTTTGCTAAATCCATCCCTGGCTTCGCGAGCCTAGACCTGAATGATCAGGTGACTTTGTTAAAGTACGGGGTCTACGAAGCTATCTTCGCCATGCTGTCGTCGGTCATGAACAAAGACGGCATGTTAGTGGCTTATGGAAATGGCTTCATAACCCGTGAGTTCCTGAAAAGTTTAAGAAAACCATTTTGTGACATCATGGAACCTAAATTTGATTTTGCAATGAAATTCAATGCCTTGGAACTAGATGATAGCGACATTTCCCTTTTCGTGGCTGCTATAATTTGCTGTGGAG aTCGGCCGGGCCTCCTGAATGTGGGACACATTGAGAGAAtgcaggagagcattgtacatgTACTTCAGCTCCACCTGCAGAACAACCATCCCGATGACGCCTTCCTCTTCCCCAAGCTGCTCCAGAAGATGGCTGACCTTCGGCAGCTGGTTACAGAGCATGCACAGCTGGTGCAGGTCATCAAAAAGACTGAGTCTGATGCTGCCCTGCATCCCCTCCTGCAAGAAATCTACAGGGATATGTATTAA
- the PPARA gene encoding peroxisome proliferator-activated receptor alpha isoform X2, whose translation MVDTESQICPLSPLDDDDLESPLSEEFLQEMGSIQDISQSIGDDSSGAFTFADYHCLGSGPGSDGSIITDTLSPASSPSSVNYTPVVGSAEDSATTTLNIECRICGDKASGYHYGVHACEGCKGFFRRTIRLKLAYDKCDRSCKIQKKNRNKCQYCRFQKCLSVGMSHNAIRFGRMPRSEKAKLKAEILTCEHDLEDSEIADLKSLAKRIYEAYLKNFNMNKIKARVILAGKASNNPPFVIHDMETLCMAEKTLVAKLVANGIQNKEAEVRIFHCCQCTSVETVTELTEFAKSIPGFASLDLNDQVTLLKYGVYEAIFAMLSSVMNKDGMLVAYGNGFITREFLKSLRKPFCDIMEPKFDFAMKFNALELDDSDISLFVAAIICCGDPYKHPRNQAT comes from the exons ATGGTAGACACCGAGAGCCAGATctgccccctttccccacttgATGATGATGACCTGGAAAGTCCACTTTCTGAAGAGTTCCTCCAAGAGATGGGGAGCATCCAGGATATCTCACAGTCCATTGGGGATGACAGCTCCGGGGCATTCACTTTTGCAGACTATCATTGCTTGGGAAGTGGTCCAGGATCTGATGGGTCCATCATTACCG acACCCTTTCCCCGGCGTCCAGCCCTTCCTCTGTGAATTACACCCCAGTGGTGGGCAGTGCCGAAGACTCTGCTACCACGACCTTAAACATCGAGTGCAGGATTTGTGGGGACAAAGCCTCAGGCTACCACTATGGTGTGCACGCTTGTGAAGGATGTAAG GGGTTTTTTCGGAGGACCATTCGCCTTAAGCTGGCCTATGACAAGTGTGACCGCAGCTGTAAAATCCAAAAAAAGAACCGTAATAAGTGTCAATATTGCCGTTTCCAGAAGTGCCTTTCAGTGGGAATGTCACACAATG CCATCCGTTTTGGGAGAATGCCAAGGTCTGAGAAAGCCAAACTCAAAGCAGAGATTCTTACATGCGAACACGATCTGGAAGACTCTGAAATTGCCGACCTCAAGTCACTTGCCAAGCGAATTTATGAAGCTTACCTAAAGAACTTTAACATGAACAAGATCAAGGCCAGAGTCATCCTGGCAGGGAAAGCCAGCAACAACCCA CCTTTTGTTATACATGACATGGAAACCCTGTGCATGGCGGAAAAGACACTGGTGGCCAAGCTGGTGGCCAACGGCATTCAGAACAAGGAGGCAGAGGTCCGGATATTCCACTGCTGCCAGTGTACCTCCGTAGAGACTGTCACAGAACTGACGGAGTTTGCTAAATCCATCCCTGGCTTCGCGAGCCTAGACCTGAATGATCAGGTGACTTTGTTAAAGTACGGGGTCTACGAAGCTATCTTCGCCATGCTGTCGTCGGTCATGAACAAAGACGGCATGTTAGTGGCTTATGGAAATGGCTTCATAACCCGTGAGTTCCTGAAAAGTTTAAGAAAACCATTTTGTGACATCATGGAACCTAAATTTGATTTTGCAATGAAATTCAATGCCTTGGAACTAGATGATAGCGACATTTCCCTTTTCGTGGCTGCTATAATTTGCTGTGGAG